The following proteins are encoded in a genomic region of Drosophila miranda strain MSH22 chromosome 4, D.miranda_PacBio2.1, whole genome shotgun sequence:
- the LOC108164305 gene encoding cysteine and histidine-rich protein 1-like gives MELSETSGEEDAEDAEDAGSSKSSSGGGCANLCECTDERCCLCRLLDKGDYDDIANVPFFGVIPTDVEGSPLLDATILQEFHCTRCGTIPVGRIYQCHKGHLICEGCHHVQVLDKMLFQALGTCPKCSARMYRHAPNRNIIAERILSQMKMACEYCGAKMVRGALRSHFRSECQGRLVCCKYKRIGCPWYGPASEIAAHDETCEWPGKTGAELMEFLRPIQAERDARLHILAKIKDSLLLSELTVRLLHVLPQGPIRKFPHNEFVLVNEFQTHFLKWSLLLMWQTPAADDDHPQPMGSLHFRLKIDRPENWSSKLVFTYALVHGSHSEVAFLPNICDRIEFSSNQLLGPPVMIYRHTMSHCKKLLIDRGIYARLLITRHDYRLPL, from the coding sequence ATGGAACTTTCTGAAACTTCTGGGGAGGAGGATGCGGAGGATGCGGAGGATGCGGGCTCATCAAAATCGTCGTCTGGAGGGGGCTGTGCGAATCTTTGCGAATGTACGGATGAACGTTGCTGCCTTTGCCGCCTGCTCGATAAAGGCGACTACGACGACATCGCGAATGTGCCCTTCTTTGGTGTTATCCCGACAGACGTGGAGGGCAGCCCTCTTCTGGATGCAACAATTCTCCAGGAATTTCACTGCACTCGCTGTGGCACGATCCCAGTCGGTCGGATCTATCAGTGCCACAAAGGCCACCTCATCTGTGAAGGCTGCCATCACGTGCAGGTGCTGGACAAGATGCTATTCCAAGCGCTTGGCACCTGTCCGAAGTGCAGTGCCAGGATGTACCGTCACGCGCCCAACCGGAACATCATCGCTGAGCGAATCCTATCCCAGATGAAAATGGCCTGCGAGTATTGCGGGGCCAAGATGGTGCGTGGCGCCCTCCGATCGCATTTCCGTAGCGAGTGCCAAGGGCGCCTGGTGTGCTGCAAGTACAAGCGCATTGGATGCCCCTGGTACGGTCCAGCCTCAGAGATCGCTGCACATGATGAGACGTGTGAGTGGCCAGGGAAAACGGGGGCCGAGTTGATGGAGTTTCTCCGTCCAATACAGGCCGAACGAGATGCAAGGCTACATATACTCGCCAAGATCAAGGATTCGCTGTTGCTATCAGAATTGACCGTGCGCCTGTTGCACGTCCTTCCTCAAGGACCTATTCGCAAGTTTCCACACAACGAGTTCGTCTTGGTGAATGAGTTCCAAACACACTTCCTGAAATGGTCGCTGCTCCTCATGTGGCAGACGCCAGCTGCCGACGATGATCATCCGCAGCCCATGGGCTCGCTCCACTTCCGATTAAAAATCGATCGGCCGGAGAACTGGTCTTCCAAACTGGTGTTTACCTATGCTCTGGTCCACGGCAGCCACTCCGAGGTAGCCTTTCTGCCGAACATCTGCGACCGTATCGAGTTCTCCAGCAACCAGTTGCTGGGACCGCCAGTTATGATCTATCGCCACACCATGTCGCATTGCAAGAAGCTTCTGATCGACCGGGGAATCTACGCTCGTCTCCTGATCACCCGTCACGATTATAGGCTGCCATTGTGA
- the LOC108161411 gene encoding E3 ubiquitin-protein ligase NRDP1: MGFDINYIIGHVDEELICPICTDVLETPVQSLHCEHAFCKVCIEKWMVLKKQCPVDRSELLPSHLAPASRLMRNMLGRLQIRCPFSENDCPLIMALDDFRAHLLICQFNPKAIVECKICLMMVPKDELPDHNCIIELRKIVQDQAKEISVLKRTQVDHEIRIGVQIRELELLQYYLAALRSTSPVMRNVGSQLDGYAVSHWCAGLPTARVSNWGSVVSTPDNDMHFLVRNSLRASGCPMHLLNTMVEHCHEERWPSAMATLQRRRANQTQMTHFVSRLIRPLSSGRLCLCIFGPDNYHMPENLRPLLGITMIFVDGVEQAPLDSVHL, encoded by the coding sequence ATGGGGTTCGATATTAACTACATTATCGGCCATGTCGACGAGGAGTTGATTTGTCCGATATGTACCGATGTGCTCGAGACGCCTGTGCAATCGCTTCACTGTGAGCACGCCTTCTGCAAGGTCTGTATCGAGAAGTGGATGGTGCTAAAGAAACAGTGCCCCGTGGACCGGTCCGAACTGTTGCCGAGCCACCTAGCGCCGGCCTCGCGGCTCATGCGCAACATGCTCGGACGCCTCCAGATCAGGTGCCCCTTCTCGGAGAACGACTGCCCTTTGATAATGGCGCTGGACGACTTCCGCGCCCACCTGCTTATCTGCCAGTTCAATCCCAAGGCCATAGTCGAGTGCAAGATCTGCCTTATGATGGTGCCCAAGGACGAGCTGCCCGATCACAACTGTATCATCGAGCTGCGGAAGATTGTGCAGGACCAGGCGAAGGAGATATCAGTGCTCAAGCGCACCCAGGTGGATCACGAGATACGAATCGGGGTCCAGATACGCGAGCTGGAGTTGCTTCAGTACTACTTGGCAGCACTGCGCTCAACCAGTCCCGTTATGCGCAACGTTGGGAGCCAGCTCGACGGCTACGCGGTGTCCCACTGGTGCGCCGGCCTGCCCACGGCACGGGTGAGCAACTGGGGTAGTGTGGTCTCCACGCCGGACAACGACATGCACTTTTTGGTCAGAAACAGCCTGCGAGCCAGCGGCTGTCCAATGCACTTGCTCAACACGATGGTGGAGCATTGCCACGAGGAGCGCTGGCCCTCCGCCATGGCCACCCTCCAGCGCCGTCGCGCCAACCAAACTCAAATGACGCACTTTGTCAGTAGACTGATTAGGCCCCTCTCATCGGGCAGGCTGTGTCTGTGTATCTTTGGACCCGACAACTACCATATGCCCGAAAACTTGCGACCATTATTGGGCATAACAATGATATTCGTTGATGGCGTGGAGCAGGCGCCCCTTGACAGCGTGCACCTCTAA
- the LOC108161645 gene encoding protein nemuri has protein sequence MSAKYALIFALAALCCLVVTTEAAAQRSRVLSARRGSELVERTDDKEETEVAAQEQKQEQEEQQQPEDGNQLEGRSEDDVAQAENKLETTDKEKDTIVRPNKDDARARRIVRAGRRRGGRRGGRRGGRRGGRRGGRRGGRRRGGRRGSRAGGRRRKSVKRRSGKGNRG, from the coding sequence ATGTCAGCCAAGTACGCCCTAATCTTTGCCCTCGCGGCACTCTGTTGCCTGGTGGTCACCACAGAGGCAGCGGCCCAGCGTAGCCGGGTGCTCAGCGCTCGTCGCGGCTCCGAGCTGGTCGAGAGGACCGACGACAAGGAGGAGACCGAGGTGGCAGCACAGGAGCAGAAGCAAGAGCaggaagagcagcagcagcctgaGGATGGTAACCAGCTGGAAGGCCGCAGCGAAGACGATGTCGCCCAGGCTGAGAACAAGCTGGAAACCACCGACAAGGAAAAGGACACTATTGTGCGCCCCAACAAGGACGACGCCCGTGCCCGGCGCATTGTTCGTGCCGGCCGCCGTCGTGGTGGACGTCGCGGTGGTCGCCGTGGTGGTCGTCGCGGTGGACGCCGTGGTGGTCGTCGCGGTGGACGCAGGCGCGGTGGTCGTCGTGGCTCTCGTGCTGGAGGCCGCCGCCGCAAGTCCGTGAAGAGGCGTTCCGGCAAGGGCAACCGAGGATAA